Proteins encoded within one genomic window of Triticum aestivum cultivar Chinese Spring chromosome 2D, IWGSC CS RefSeq v2.1, whole genome shotgun sequence:
- the LOC123048250 gene encoding 1-aminocyclopropane-1-carboxylate oxidase homolog 1, giving the protein MSATSFDRAAELRALDATYAGVRGLVASGVTHVPLIFRVPDQHHEPPQDDIVFANQEPAAIPVIDLACADHAAIVAAVRRAAEEWGFFEVMGHGVPEVAMTAAMDAVRAFHETDGGEGSDKAGLYSREPARAVKYHCNFDLYQSPVANWRDTLYLRMAPNQPEADDLPDSCRNVLFEYAHQMKNLGNTLLELLSEALGLKPSHLADIECNQAQVLLCHYYPPCPQPELAIGTSRHSDGGFLTILLQDEIGGLQIFKGEQWVDVTPTPGAFIVNIGDLLQLISNDGFRSVEHRVLAKNIAPRVSIANFFGTHIDPTSTRIYSPIKELLSDKKLPLYRETLASDYIKHYYSIGLDAKTAISHYQL; this is encoded by the exons ATGTCGGCCACCTCCTTCGACCGTGCAGCGGAGCTCCGCGCGCTGGACGCCACCTACGCCGGCGTCCGCGGCCTCGTCGCCTCCGGCGTCACCCACGTCCCGCTCATCTTCCGCGTCCCCGACCAACACCACGAACCACCGCAGGACGACATCGTCTTTGCCAACCAGGAGCCGGCAGCCATCCCGGTAATCGACCTCGCGTGCGCCGACCACGCAGCCATAGTGGCCGCCGTCCGCCGGGCCGCGGAAGAGTGGGGGTTCTTCGAGGTGATGGGCCACGGCGTGCCGGAGGTGGCTATGACCGCGGCCATGGACGCGGTACGGGCATTCCACGAGACTGATGGCGGCGAGGGCAGTGACAAGGCGGGGCTCTATTCGCGTGAGCCGGCGAGGGCGGTCAAATATCACTGCAACTTCGACTTATACCAGTCGCCAGTGGCCAATTGGCGCGACACACTCTACCTCCGCATGGCGCCCAACCAGCCTGAAGCCGATGATCTGCCGGATAGCTGCCG TAATGTGTTGTTTGAATATGCCCACCAAATGAAGAATTTAGGGAACACTTTGCTCGAGCTGCTCTCAGAAGCTCTTGGACTCAAACCAAGCCACCTAGCAGATATAGAGTGCAACCAAGCACAGGTCTTACTGTGCCACTATTACCCTCCCTGCCCCCAGCCAGAACTCGCCATAGGGACAAGCCGACATTCAGACGGTGGCTTCCTAACCATACTTCTCCAAGACGAAATCGGCGGCCTCCAGATCTTCAAGGGGGAGCAATGGGTAGACGTCACTCCTACTCCCGGAGCATTCATCGTGAACATTGGTGATCTCTTACAG TTGATCTCCAACGATGGGTTTAGGAGCGTGGAACATAGGGTTTTGGCGAAGAACATTGCTCCACGGGTCTCGATTGCAAACTTCTTCGGAACGCACATCGATCCGACATCGACAAGGATTTACAGTCCAATTAAGGAGTTATTGTCTGACAAGAAGCTACCGTTATATAGGGAAACCCTCGCTAGTGATTACATCAAACATTACTACTCCATTGGGTTAGATGCAAAAACTGCTATTTCTCATTACCAGCTATGA
- the LOC123055482 gene encoding 1-aminocyclopropane-1-carboxylate oxidase homolog 6, producing MASPHELSDIRRYSSYESAAVPYESICSAATHFLATREANRKALFEYAHHLKNLGNTLFKLLSEALGLKPSHRADIECNQGQVLLCHYYPPYSQSELAIGTCRHSDGGFLTILLQGENGGLQIFNEDQWVDVTPMPRAFIVNISDLLQLISNDGSRSVEHRILVKNIAPWVSIAYSFGTHIDPTSTRIYSPIKELLFDENQLLYRETLASDDIKHYYSIGLDAKTAISHYQL from the exons atggcatctccGCATGAGCTCTCAGACATCCGTAGGTACTCGTCCTATGAATCAGCGGCCGTGCCATATGAAAGCATCTGTAGTGCGGCCACGCACTTTCTGGCAACCAGAGAAGCCAATCG CAAAGCGTTGTTTGAATATGCCCACCATTTGAAGAATTTGGGTAACACTTTGTTCAAGCTACTCTCGGAAGCTCTTGGGCTCAAACCGAGCCATCGGGCAGATATAGAGTGCAACCAAGGGCAAGTCTTACTATGCCACTATTACCCTCCTTACTCCCAGTCTGAACTCGCCATCGGGACATGCCGACATTCAGATGGTGGTTTCCTGACCATACTCCTCCAAGGTGAAAATGGCGGCCTCCAGATCTTCAATGAGGATCAGTGGGTAGACGTCACGCCAATGCCCCGCGCATTCATTGTGAATATCAGTGATCTCTTACAG TTGATCTCCAATGATGGGTCTAGGAGCGTTGAACATAGGATTTTGGTGAAGAACATTGCTCCATGGGTCTCAATCGCGTACTCCTTTGGAACACACATCGATCCAACCTCGACAAGGATTTACAGTCCAATTAAGGAGTTGTTGTTTGATGAGAACCAACTGTTATATAGGGAAACTCTCGCTAGTGATGACATCAAACATTACTACTCCATTGGGTTAGATGCGAAAACTGCTATTTCTCATTACCAGTTATGA